Genomic DNA from Etheostoma cragini isolate CJK2018 chromosome 7, CSU_Ecrag_1.0, whole genome shotgun sequence:
CTGACTCAAGAAACCAGGCAAGTACTGAGGTGTTTAATAAATAACAGCatgaacaacacaacaacaataataacaacaacaacaacaacaacattaaaagcTTAAATTCATTTagcatatatacacatactgtatagatTTTCATATTTGACTGTATAAACCATAAATATGACATGCAGTCCTTATAAGTTAAAACAACCAGGACTTCTCCGACTGAGGTAGGGTCAGGGGCCAAGAGGTTGGATAGAtgaagctgtgtgtttgtgtgtgtgtgtgtgtgtgtgtgtgtgtttgtgtgtgtgtgtgtgtttgtgtgtgtgtgtttggacgTGGGGAAGAGGATTACAGTATTGGCAATAAAGCTGCAGTGGCTGTTTATTAGAAATGTGTGTGCTTGGTTCTTATTTAAATGCTAAGGAGTCGTCCTCCACGGTCAGTGCCCCAGACGTCCCGCCCAAGACTTCCggctgagaacacacacacatgcagcgtTGATGCGGATGAAACGCCAGGCTGTCCGTTCCTTGAAGATGGTCAGGGCACTCacgaatatgtgtgtgttggtgcagtAGGAGTTCCAATGGCGACTGTCAATGCCGAGACAGCCCGAGTTGCCTGATCTGGGACCCTGTTTGCCACCCCGTCCCCCTGTCCGTCCCCCGTTTGCAGTCCCAGAGCCTCTGTGCGTAGGGGAACGGCAGGTGGTCTCATAGAAGAACTGTTTCTTCACCACATTGTTGATTGTAACGTTGGGCAGCACTGTCACCTCATTCCCAGTTATGTCTGTTGCTCGTGTCAGGTTGCCCACCCAGGTATTTATGCTGTCACATACTGAGTACTCTCCTCGGTGCATGGTGCGCGATCCTGCTCTGCGCCTTACTCTCACCCCCCTCACCCCTTCAATGTCATAGCCCTCACCTTCCAAGTTATCATGAGATGGGGCCACCTCGCTGAAGACAACCCGGGGGGAGGAGCGGTAACGTCTCTTGGAGAAGAGCTTGGGATCCACCACTGGGATGGAGGGGTCAGGGGGGGAATCCGACATAGAGTGCCCAACGACAGGGCTCTTATCCTGGGTGTGTGAAGGTGCCCGATGGGGCCTCTTGGTCCTGTCGTGGCTGGTCCTGTGATGGTCATGTGAACAATGGTGGTCCCCCGCTGCTGTCTGTTGCTGTCctgctctgtgattggctgccggCTGCTGTCCTACTTTGTGGTTGGCTGCCCCGGCGCACCGAGCCAATCCACCTCCCATGTTCAGTACAGCCTGGACGCCGATCAGGAGGAG
This window encodes:
- the ngfa gene encoding neurotrophin-7, yielding MRSSPLVLLLLIGVQAVLNMGGGLARCAGAANHKVGQQPAANHRAGQQQTAAGDHHCSHDHHRTSHDRTKRPHRAPSHTQDKSPVVGHSMSDSPPDPSIPVVDPKLFSKRRYRSSPRVVFSEVAPSHDNLEGEGYDIEGVRGVRVRRRAGSRTMHRGEYSVCDSINTWVGNLTRATDITGNEVTVLPNVTINNVVKKQFFYETTCRSPTHRGSGTANGGRTGGRGGKQGPRSGNSGCLGIDSRHWNSYCTNTHIFVSALTIFKERTAWRFIRINAACVCVLSRKSWAGRLGH